AGCGTCGACGCGACCTGCGCGGCGACCACGATGCCGAAGCTGAACGGCAGGAACGACAGGCCGGTCTTGATCGCGCTGTAGCCCATGATGCTCTGCACGAAGATGCCCAGGAAGTAGAACATCGAGAACATCGCCGCACCGACGATGAGCATCACGAAGAAGCTCACGCCGCGGGTCCGGTTCGCGAGGATCCGGAACGGCATCAGCGCGTGCCGCGAGCGGGCCTCGATCGCGAGGAACGTCCCGATCAACGCCAGGCCGCCGAGGATGAAGATCAGCGTCCAGGTGTCGCCCCAGCCTTCGGTGGCGGCATGCGTCAGGCCGTAGACCAGCGAGGTCAGACCGACGGTGCCGGTGATCGCACCCGGGAGGTCGAACTTGCCGGTCTGCCGGGCCGACTCGCCGAGGTACCGGAACGCCAGCACCGCCACGATCAGGCCGATCGGCGTGTTGATGAAGAAGGTCCAGCGCCAGGACGCCTCGGTCAGTGCGCCGCCCAGGATCAGGCCGACGGCCGCACCGGCGCCGGACATCGCGGCGTACACGCCCATCGCGCGGTTGCGCTCCTTGCCCGCCGGGAACGTCGTGGTGATCAGCGCCAGCGCGTTCGGCGAGGCCGCCGCAGCCGCGATGCCCTGCAGGATCCGGCTGGCCAGCAGCACGCTCTCGCTCTGGGCGATACCGCCGACGAACGACGCGACGCCGAACAGGACGACGCCGATGATGAACACCTTGCGGCGGCCGACGATGTCGCCGATCCGGCCGCCGAGCAGCAGCAGGCCGCCGAACGCCAGGGCGTAGGCGTTGACCACCCACGGCAGCGAGGCGTCGGTGAACCCGAGCGCGTCCTTGATGTGCGGCAGCGCGATGTTCACGATGGTGCCGTCCAGCACCACCATCAGCTGCGCCATGCAGATCAGCGCGAGCGCGATACCGAGGTTGCGGTGACCGTGCGCGCCGGCGCCGGTCTCGGCGTCGACCGGCCTGCCTTCCGGCGGATCGGCCTTGACGACGTCTTCGGACATAAGAATTTTCCCCTCTTGGGCAGACTTGCCTGGTTGAATCGCGGACCGGCCCCTCACCGGTCAGCTCACCTGCGGCCCCCGCGCCGCAGGCAGAATCACGTTGTCGATCACTCGGAGGATCAGATCGTCGGTCGGCTCGATGCCGAGGATGTAGGCGTGGTGGATGATCACCGCGGGCAGCGTCACCGACAGCAGGGCGACGTCGACGTCCGGTGCGATCTCGCCGCGCTCGACGGCCCGCTCGTACACCTTGTTGGTCACTTCGGTCCGCGGCCCGATGAAGCGCTCGCGGAAGGCCTTCTGCAGGTCGGCGTCGCGGTGCAGGGCGGTGAGCAGGCCGGCGACCACCGACATCGGCAGCTCGTCGGTGAAGCCGCCGTCGCCGCAGGCCATCGAGATCAGGTCGCCGCGGAGGCTGCCGGTGTCGACGTCCTCCGGCATCGGGCAGCCCTTCGCCCGGCTGATCGCGTCGACGACCAGCTCGGCCTTGGTGGACCAGCGCCGGTACAGCGTGGCCTTGCTGGCCTTCGCCGCCGTCGCCACCGCGTCCATGGTCAGCCGGTCGTAGCCGAGCTCGGCCACCACCGCCACGGTCGCGTCGAGGATCTCCTCCTCACGCCCGCCTTCGACCCGCGGCCGCTGCCGCACGCCTGCTGCATCCACCGTCATCACCCTGAGTAGCTACAAAATCACGGATAGAACGAAACGGTTCCGTTTCATCCACCACGTTACGACTCATGTGAAGGAATGCACAAATGATTTTGCCCGAAATTCGCTCGTGGCATAGATCACTCTCCGTACCAGTCAGCCACTGGTACGGCGGGTTCAGGCGGGGACTGCCTGCTAGTCGTCGTCCTCGGCGGAACGGGCCTGCTCGAGGCGGGTGGTCATCTTCGTGGCGCGGGTTTCGATCTTGCCGGCCAGGCGGTCGCGGGCGGCGCGCAGCACGAAGATCGACAGGATCGACGAGACGATCAGGGCCAGCAGCGCGATCGGCCAGATCGACAGCCAGGTGCGTAGGGCGAACCACAGCACCGCCAGGCAGACGGCGAACAGGGCCGCCCGCAGGCCGGTGTAGATCCCGAACTCCTTCATGTCAGACCCCGGCGTAGGAGTGCAGGCCGGAGACCAGCAGGTTCACCCCGACGAAGTTGAAGATGAAGACGAACCAGCCGACGATCGCGATCGTCGCGGCCCGGCGGCCCCGCCAGCCCGCGGTCGCGCGGGCGTGCAGGTAGGCGGCGTACACCACCCAGGTCACCAGCGACCAGACCTCCTTGGGGTCCCAGCCCCAGTACCGGCCCCAGGCGTGCTCGGCCCAGATCGGCCCGGCCACCAGGACGCCGAACGTCCACAGCGGGAACGCGAACGCCAGCACCTTGTACGCCGTACCGTCCATCACCTCGGCACTCGGAAGGCGGCGCAGCGAGGCGGACATCGTGCCGCCCGCCAGCACGCGGCGCTCGGCGCGGGCCTTGACCAGGTACAGCACCGAGACCAGGCCGCCGACGGTGAACGCGCCACCGGAGATCGCGGCCGCGGACACGTGGATCACCAGCCAGTACGAGTGCAGCGCCGGAACCAGCGGACCGGCCGGCGTGTACAGCGCCAGCGACGCCAGACCGAGGACGGCGGCGATCACGAACGTCACGCCGAGCCCGAGGTACTGCAGCTTGTAGCGCTGCACGAAGATCAGGTACACGATCGCCACCGCGAGCGACGCCGTGATGGAGAACTCGTACATGTTGCCCCACGGCACGCGCTCCGCCGCGAGGCCACGCGTGACCACACCGCCCAGGTGGAGCACGAAGCCCAACCAGGTCAGCAAGAGCCCGATCCGGCTGGCCGCATCAAGCCGCTCGGACGCCGGCTCCTCAACAGCAGGAGCATCGGGTACGTCGCCAACGCCGCCGGAGACTGTTGCCCCGTCGGACGCGACCAGCACCTCTTCCTTCACCGCAACGGTCTTCGCGACCGCAGCGCGGCCGAGGGCCCACTCCATCGCGTGGGAGACCATCGCGAGGGCGTAGATCACCGTGGCCGTCGGGATCAGCAAGTTGGAGACTTGTGCGTAGCTCTCCGGGCTCATGACTGCTCCTCGGTGCTCGAGCTGGCGGGTTTCAAAGCTGTGGTGATGGCCTGGATCTCGTCGCCGAGCCCGCGCTCAGGGCCGCGGTCCAGACCGGCGACCTCGACAACGGTACGCCCGTCCTCTTCGCGGACCCGCACCCAGGTACGGCGCGGATGGATGAACAACGAACCCATCAGGCCGAGGATCGCCAGCGAGATGCCCGCCAGCGCGAGCCCGGTCCCCGGAGTGTGGCTGATCTGCAGCTTCACCCACCGGCTGTAGCCGTCGAACGTGATCGACCCGGCCTTGTCCGGCAGCTGGGCGCTCTGCCCCGGCGCGAGCTGGAACCGCCACTTGTCGCCGTTCTGCTGGAACTGCGTCAGCTTCGACTTGTCCAGCTGGTACACCGACTCCGGCTTCCCGGTCTCCGGCTGCGGCCGGCCGTAGTACCCGGTCATCACCAGCTCCGGGTTCAGGTCGTCGGGGAACACCGACACAGGCCCGTTCGGACCGATGTACGAGGTCGGCAGGAAGAAGCCTTCGAACCCGAGCGTCATCGGTCGCGCGTCCGGCGCCTTGACCACACCGAACGACGAGAAGTTGCTGTCCTGCGGCAGGAACGGCGCCGGTCCGGAGAACGCCACGTTCCCCTGCCCGTCGCGAACCGTCACCCGCGGGGCGTACCCGTGGCCGAGCAGGTAGACGCTGCTCCCGTCGAGCTTCAGCGGATGGTTGACCTGCAGCTCGTACGACTGCTCGGGCGCGTCCGGCGTCTGCTGGTAGTCCAGCTGCGCCTTGAACTCCCGCGCCGCGCCCTTCTGCGGACCGTCCTCCTGGAACTTCACCTCGAAGTCCTTCACGGTCAGCGAGAACGGCGGCAGGTCGTCGTCACCGCTGAACGCGCGTCCCGGCGTGAAATCGTCGTACTGCGCGACGGAGTTGGAGAACCCGTTGCCCACGACAACCAGTACGCTGCCGCGGTAGCCGAACAGCGAACCCCAGGCGACCCCGACCAGCGCCAGGATCAGCGAGAAGTGGAAGAGCAGGTTGCCGGCCTCGCGCAGGTATCCGCGCTCCGCGCCGACCGCGCCGTCGTACGTCTGCACCCGGAACCGGCGCTTGCGCAGCTCGCGGGTCGCGACCTCGAGGACGTCACCGGCTTCGGAGAGCTCGAAACGCTGGTACCCGGGCAGGCGGTTCAGGTTGCGCGGCGGCTTCGGCGGCCTGGCCCGCAAACCCTTCACGTACACGGACAGCCGCGGTACGACGCAGCCGATCAGTGAGATGAACAGCAGCAGGTAGATCGCCGAGAACCACGCTGACTTGTAGACGTCGAACAGGCCGAGCTTGTCGTAGAGCGGACCGAGCTTCGGGTGCGCGGTGAGGAAGTCCGAGACCTTGATCGGGTCGATCGCCGTCTGCGGGACGAGCGATCCCGGCACCGCGCCGAGCGCCAGCAGGAACAGCAGCACCAGCGCGGTCTTCATCGACGTCAACTGCCGCCAGGTCCAGCGCAGCCAGCCGACCAGGCCGAGCGCCGGCGGTCCGGACGGCTCCTCCGGGCCCGAGGCCGCGGCGATCCGGTCCTTGATCTCAGTCATCTCAGACCGCCGATCCGAAGTTGGCGACCCACTGCCGCAGGTCCGCGGTCATCGCATCCCACACTCCCGTCAGCAGCAGCAGTCCCACCGCGATCATCAGTACGCCGCCGATCCTGATCACCAGCAGCTGGTGCTTGCGGACCCACGCCACCGCGGACAGCATCCGCCGGAACGCCAGCGCGGCCACGATGAACGGAATCCCCAACCCGAGGCTGAACACCAGCGCGAGCGTCGCTCCGCGTCCGGTGCTGCCCTCGGTGGTGGCCAGCGTCATCACGGTCCCGAGCGTCGGACCGATACAAGGTGTCCACCCGAATCCGAACAGTACGCCGAGCAGTGGCGCCGCCGCGATCCCGACCGCCGGGACCCGGTGCACCCGCAGGTCCTTCTGCAGGAACCCGAACCCGCCGAGGAAGACCAGCCCCAGTACGACGGTCAGCGCGCCGAGCACCCGCGTGATCGTGGTCTGGTGGTCGATCAGCAGGTCGCCCGCCTTACCGAACACCACGCCGGTGAGGATGAACACCGCCGAGAACCCGGCGACGAACAACGCTGTACCGGCGAGCATCCGGCCGCGCTTGTCCGAGCCGAGCTCGGCCGCGGACAGGCCGGTGACGTAGGACAGATAGCCGGGCAGCAGCGGCACGACGCACGGCGAGAAGAACGAGATCGCACCGGCCAGCACCGCGATCGGCAGTGCCACCAGCATCGAGCCCGTCATCGACGAGGCGAACCACTCACCCATCAGCTCAACCGGCGTCCTTCACCATGCCGAGCAAGGTCTGCTTGGTGACCTCACCGACGACGCGGCCGGCGACCTTGCCGTTCTTGTCGATCACCAGCGTGGTCGGGATGGCCTTCGACGAGATCTGGCCGCGGAACCGCAGCAGCGCTTTGCCGTTCGGGTCGTAGATGCTCGGGAACAGGACCCCGAACTCCTGGACGAACTTCTTCGCCTGCGCCGGGTCGAGGTCGCGGGTGTTCAGTCCGATGAACTGCACCGCGGAACCGAGCTCCTTCGACGCCGCGACCAGCTCGGGCGCTTCCTTGCGGCACGGCGGGCACCACGAACCCCACACGTTCAGTACGACGACCTTGCCGGTCTGCTCGGACAGCGTCCAGGTCTTTCCGTCGAGCGTCTTGCCGGTCAGCTCCGGCGCCGGTTTCCGGTCGGCCGCGGCGAACGTCGACACGTTGCCGTTGCCGCTCACGAACCCCGACTGGCCCTGGCGGTTCTGCGCTGCCTGCTGACCGGACGAGCAAGCGGTGACCGCGAGCAACAGACCAGCCACCAGAACAACAGCCCGGCGCATCAGGCCCCTCCGACAAACTTCTTGGGGTTCTTGACTCCCACTTCCCACCCTCTTTTTCTTTCCTTCATTACGCCCCACCCACGAACTTCTTGGGGTTCTTCACGGGAAGTAGGTCTTTGGCCGGTTCGGAGTAGCCGACGGAGACGATGTCTTCGCCGTGGAAGGTGAACGAGGTCAGGCTGGCCAGGCTGCACTGCCGCTTGCGCGGGTCGTGGAACATCCGGCGGCCCTCGATCGCCGACCGGACGATCCAGATCGGCAGCTGGTGCGACACGATCAACGCCTCGTGACCGGCGGCCTTCTGCCGGGCGGTCTCGATCGCGTCCCGCATCCGCCGGACGAGCTGCTGGTACGGCTCACCCCAGGACGGCTTCCACGGGTTCCGCAGCAACCACCAGGCGCTCGGGTTGCGCAGCGCGCCGTCGCCGACGCCGAACTTCTTGCCCTCGAACAGGTTCGCCGCCTCGATCACCCGCTCGTCGATGTCCGGCGTCAGGCCGAACACCTCGGCGATCGGCTCCATCGTCTCCTGGGCGCGCTCGAGCGGCGAGCTGACCAGGTGCACGATGTCGCGGCCCTTGACGTGCTCGGCCACCCGGTCGGCCATCGCGCGGCCGAGCTCGGACAGGTGGAAGTCGGGGATCCGGCCGTAGAGCACGCCGGTCGGGTTGTGCACCTCGCCGTGACGCATCAGGTGCACGACCGTCGTTTCGGTCACCGCTGTCCCTTCAGTTCTGTACGGCGGCCGCCGCGGCAGCCGCTGGAGCCAGGGCGGACTCGAGCTCGGCCAGCGCGTCATCGTCGATGGCGGCGCTGACGAACCAGGCCTCGAACGCGCTCGGTGGCAGGTAGACACCGGCGTCCAGCATGGCATGGAAGAACGCCGTGAACCGGGGCAGCACCTGGGCGTTGGCTCCGGTGAAGTCCCGGATCTCGGCAGGTCCCTCCGAGGACTCCACGAAGAAGACGCTGAAGAGGTTCCCGGCCGCCGAGATGACGTGCGGCACACCTTCCTTGTCCAGCGCGGTCGATACCAGGCGCTGGATGGTCAGGGAGGTCTCGTCGAGCTTGGCGTACACCTCGTCGGTCGCCAGCCGCAGCGTGGTCAGTCCGGCGGTCGTGGCGATCGGGTTCCCGGACAGCGTGCCGGCCTGGTAGACCGAGCCCTCCGGCGCGAGGTGGGACATCACGTCGGCGCGACCGCCGAACGCCGCGGCCGGGAAGCCGCCGCCCATCACCTTGCCGAACGTCATCAGGTCCGGGCGTACGCCGTCGACGCCGTACCAGCCGGAGCGGGTGATCCGGAAGCCGGTCATGACCTCGTCGGAAATGAAAAGTGCACCGTTTTCCGTGCAGATCCGGGCGAGGAACGCGTTGAAGTCGTCCCGCGGCGGAACGACGCCCATGTTGCCGGGCGACGCCTCGGTGATCACGGCCGCGATCTGGTCGCCGTACTCCGCGAACGCGGCGGCGACCGCGGCCTGGTCGTTGTACGGCAGCACGATCGTGTCCGCCGTGGTCGCCTCGGTGACTCCCGGTGTACCGGGGATGCCCAGCGTGAGGACGCCGGAACCGGCCTGGGCCAGCAGCGCGTCCACATGACCGTGATAGCAGCCGGCGAACTTCACGATCTTGGCGCGCCCGGTGAACCCGCGGGCCAGCCGGAGCGCGGACATCGTCGCCTCGGTCCCGGACGACACCAACCGGACCTTGTCCACCGGCGTCCGCCCGACGATCTCCTCGCCGAGCAGGACCTCGGTCTCGGTCGGCGTCCCGTACGACGTACCGCGGCCGACGGCGGCCTGGACGGCGGCGATCACCTCGGGATGGGCGTGGCCGAGGAGCAGCGGGCCCCAGGAGCTGACCAGGTCGAGATAGCGGTTGCCGTCGACATCGGTCATGTGACATCCGTCACCGGAGGCCATGAAACGCGGTACGCCGCCGACGGCGCGGAACGCGCGGACCGGAGAGTTGACCCCGCCCGGGGTCACTGTGGAGGCTCTGGCGAAGAGTTCGGCGGAGTGTTCGGTGGGTGCTGGCACGGCCGCCATTCTCCCCGACCGGTCCGGCGCCCCGACCGGCAGGGCAGGGCGCTTTTCAGCACCCGATCGTCCGCAAGGGGTTCACAGGCGCTTTGTTACGCGCCAGTATGGGTACCCGGGTGACCGCACGTACACGGTCTGCGTTCGAAACGTAACCCACGCAACGGGGCGGACGTTAGACCTATTACGACGGCAACCGACACAAGACACAAAGACTGTCCGCAGCGTGGGGCCGGGCTGGTCGATGAGTCACGGAGGGGAATCATCGATGGCGAAGGGCAAGCGCCGCGCCACGGGTAGCGGGTGGCGTCAGGTGGCGCCGCTGATCCCGTTGGCGCTGTTCGCGAGCGCGTTCACCGTCAGTGCTACGGACGACCCCGCGATCGCTACGGCGTCGCTGGAGAACGGTCTGTCCGGAGGCAACCCGGTCGTCGTACCGAAGCAGCCGATCGCCTTCCCGGCCAACGTGCCGGTGTCAGGTGTGGTCGGCCACGGCGTCGACCCTGGCGAGCAACCGACTCAGGTGGTCTCGGGACTGTCCCGCAACGGCATCCCGAACGCCGCGCTCAAGGCGTACTCCCGGGCCCAGCAGGTGCTGGCCCAGGTGGACCCGGCGTGCCATCTGCCGTGGACACTGGTGGCCGCGATCGGCCGGGTCGAGTCCAACCACGGCCGCTTCGGCGGCAACGCGCTGAACTCGCTGGGCGTCGCGGTCCCGGGCATCTTCGGCCCGCGGCTGGACGGATCGTCCGGGACGGCCCGGATCTCCGACTCCGACGCGGGTTCGTTCGACGGTGACGGCGCGTTCGACCGCGCGGTCGGCCCGATGCAGTTCATCCCCGGCACCTGGCGGGCCATGGGAGTGGACGGCGACGGCGACGGCGTGCGGAACCCGCAGGACATCGACGACGCGGCGATGTCGACCGGGGTGTACCTCTGCTCGGGCAAGACCGACCTGTCCAAGGCCGGCGACCTGAACTCCGCGGTCCTGCGCTACAACCACTCGCAGCAGTACGTCGACCTCGTGGTCAGCATCGCGAAGGCGTACGCCGGCGGCAGCTGGATCGCGGTCGGCAACGGCACCGCGGGTGACGACGTGGACCAGGCCGGCGACCAGATCGACGACCCGGGTATCGACGCCCCGTCGGACAAGGACCTGCCGGAGGCGATCGACATCCCGACGCCGACGGCAACGGCCACGCCGACCCCGACGTTGACCGACGAGCGGGACGGCGACCAGCCGACGGACAAGCCGACCGCGACGCCGACGGCGACTCCGAGCAGCCGTCCGACGGCAACGCCGACGGACAAGCCGACCACCTCGAAGCCGACCACGGCCAAGCCGACGGTTCCGACCACGACCACGCAGAAGCCGGGTCTCACCAGCCTGACCACGGCCGTCGGGGTCATCGTCGGCACGGTCGGCAGCACGCTGACCGAGCTGCAGAAGGCCACGACGTACTGCCAGTCCGAGATGGCGAAGGTGACGATCACCAAGCCGACCCAGACCCAGCTGCAGAACTGCGTGACCGCCTACCAGACCGGTGGCGCCAAGGCTGTC
This Kribbella sp. NBC_00482 DNA region includes the following protein-coding sequences:
- a CDS encoding cytochrome c biogenesis CcdA family protein, whose protein sequence is MGEWFASSMTGSMLVALPIAVLAGAISFFSPCVVPLLPGYLSYVTGLSAAELGSDKRGRMLAGTALFVAGFSAVFILTGVVFGKAGDLLIDHQTTITRVLGALTVVLGLVFLGGFGFLQKDLRVHRVPAVGIAAAPLLGVLFGFGWTPCIGPTLGTVMTLATTEGSTGRGATLALVFSLGLGIPFIVAALAFRRMLSAVAWVRKHQLLVIRIGGVLMIAVGLLLLTGVWDAMTADLRQWVANFGSAV
- the resB gene encoding cytochrome c biogenesis protein ResB yields the protein MTEIKDRIAAASGPEEPSGPPALGLVGWLRWTWRQLTSMKTALVLLFLLALGAVPGSLVPQTAIDPIKVSDFLTAHPKLGPLYDKLGLFDVYKSAWFSAIYLLLFISLIGCVVPRLSVYVKGLRARPPKPPRNLNRLPGYQRFELSEAGDVLEVATRELRKRRFRVQTYDGAVGAERGYLREAGNLLFHFSLILALVGVAWGSLFGYRGSVLVVVGNGFSNSVAQYDDFTPGRAFSGDDDLPPFSLTVKDFEVKFQEDGPQKGAAREFKAQLDYQQTPDAPEQSYELQVNHPLKLDGSSVYLLGHGYAPRVTVRDGQGNVAFSGPAPFLPQDSNFSSFGVVKAPDARPMTLGFEGFFLPTSYIGPNGPVSVFPDDLNPELVMTGYYGRPQPETGKPESVYQLDKSKLTQFQQNGDKWRFQLAPGQSAQLPDKAGSITFDGYSRWVKLQISHTPGTGLALAGISLAILGLMGSLFIHPRRTWVRVREEDGRTVVEVAGLDRGPERGLGDEIQAITTALKPASSSTEEQS
- a CDS encoding TetR-like C-terminal domain-containing protein, with the protein product MDAAGVRQRPRVEGGREEEILDATVAVVAELGYDRLTMDAVATAAKASKATLYRRWSTKAELVVDAISRAKGCPMPEDVDTGSLRGDLISMACGDGGFTDELPMSVVAGLLTALHRDADLQKAFRERFIGPRTEVTNKVYERAVERGEIAPDVDVALLSVTLPAVIIHHAYILGIEPTDDLILRVIDNVILPAARGPQVS
- a CDS encoding lytic murein transglycosylase yields the protein MAKGKRRATGSGWRQVAPLIPLALFASAFTVSATDDPAIATASLENGLSGGNPVVVPKQPIAFPANVPVSGVVGHGVDPGEQPTQVVSGLSRNGIPNAALKAYSRAQQVLAQVDPACHLPWTLVAAIGRVESNHGRFGGNALNSLGVAVPGIFGPRLDGSSGTARISDSDAGSFDGDGAFDRAVGPMQFIPGTWRAMGVDGDGDGVRNPQDIDDAAMSTGVYLCSGKTDLSKAGDLNSAVLRYNHSQQYVDLVVSIAKAYAGGSWIAVGNGTAGDDVDQAGDQIDDPGIDAPSDKDLPEAIDIPTPTATATPTPTLTDERDGDQPTDKPTATPTATPSSRPTATPTDKPTTSKPTTAKPTVPTTTTQKPGLTSLTTAVGVIVGTVGSTLTELQKATTYCQSEMAKVTITKPTQTQLQNCVTAYQTGGAKAVDQVIRGLLSALGLLGILGGGILGS
- a CDS encoding DUF4229 domain-containing protein, yielding MKEFGIYTGLRAALFAVCLAVLWFALRTWLSIWPIALLALIVSSILSIFVLRAARDRLAGKIETRATKMTTRLEQARSAEDDD
- the hemL gene encoding glutamate-1-semialdehyde 2,1-aminomutase, producing MAAVPAPTEHSAELFARASTVTPGGVNSPVRAFRAVGGVPRFMASGDGCHMTDVDGNRYLDLVSSWGPLLLGHAHPEVIAAVQAAVGRGTSYGTPTETEVLLGEEIVGRTPVDKVRLVSSGTEATMSALRLARGFTGRAKIVKFAGCYHGHVDALLAQAGSGVLTLGIPGTPGVTEATTADTIVLPYNDQAAVAAAFAEYGDQIAAVITEASPGNMGVVPPRDDFNAFLARICTENGALFISDEVMTGFRITRSGWYGVDGVRPDLMTFGKVMGGGFPAAAFGGRADVMSHLAPEGSVYQAGTLSGNPIATTAGLTTLRLATDEVYAKLDETSLTIQRLVSTALDKEGVPHVISAAGNLFSVFFVESSEGPAEIRDFTGANAQVLPRFTAFFHAMLDAGVYLPPSAFEAWFVSAAIDDDALAELESALAPAAAAAAAVQN
- a CDS encoding histidine phosphatase family protein, producing MRHGEVHNPTGVLYGRIPDFHLSELGRAMADRVAEHVKGRDIVHLVSSPLERAQETMEPIAEVFGLTPDIDERVIEAANLFEGKKFGVGDGALRNPSAWWLLRNPWKPSWGEPYQQLVRRMRDAIETARQKAAGHEALIVSHQLPIWIVRSAIEGRRMFHDPRKRQCSLASLTSFTFHGEDIVSVGYSEPAKDLLPVKNPKKFVGGA
- a CDS encoding TlpA family protein disulfide reductase; amino-acid sequence: MRRAVVLVAGLLLAVTACSSGQQAAQNRQGQSGFVSGNGNVSTFAAADRKPAPELTGKTLDGKTWTLSEQTGKVVVLNVWGSWCPPCRKEAPELVAASKELGSAVQFIGLNTRDLDPAQAKKFVQEFGVLFPSIYDPNGKALLRFRGQISSKAIPTTLVIDKNGKVAGRVVGEVTKQTLLGMVKDAG
- the ccsB gene encoding c-type cytochrome biogenesis protein CcsB; this translates as MSPESYAQVSNLLIPTATVIYALAMVSHAMEWALGRAAVAKTVAVKEEVLVASDGATVSGGVGDVPDAPAVEEPASERLDAASRIGLLLTWLGFVLHLGGVVTRGLAAERVPWGNMYEFSITASLAVAIVYLIFVQRYKLQYLGLGVTFVIAAVLGLASLALYTPAGPLVPALHSYWLVIHVSAAAISGGAFTVGGLVSVLYLVKARAERRVLAGGTMSASLRRLPSAEVMDGTAYKVLAFAFPLWTFGVLVAGPIWAEHAWGRYWGWDPKEVWSLVTWVVYAAYLHARATAGWRGRRAATIAIVGWFVFIFNFVGVNLLVSGLHSYAGV
- a CDS encoding MFS transporter codes for the protein MSEDVVKADPPEGRPVDAETGAGAHGHRNLGIALALICMAQLMVVLDGTIVNIALPHIKDALGFTDASLPWVVNAYALAFGGLLLLGGRIGDIVGRRKVFIIGVVLFGVASFVGGIAQSESVLLASRILQGIAAAAASPNALALITTTFPAGKERNRAMGVYAAMSGAGAAVGLILGGALTEASWRWTFFINTPIGLIVAVLAFRYLGESARQTGKFDLPGAITGTVGLTSLVYGLTHAATEGWGDTWTLIFILGGLALIGTFLAIEARSRHALMPFRILANRTRGVSFFVMLIVGAAMFSMFYFLGIFVQSIMGYSAIKTGLSFLPFSFGIVVAAQVASTLVARVDPRWISGAGGVFVAAGMFGFSRLEVDSTYLVHLLPYILVLSFGMGLIFVPLTLTAVSGVANEDSGVGSAVLNTVQQIGGAIGLALLGTISTSAIKDKFAELAPGLQKAAESGQSPEQIKQLQGQFTALATTHGFTRAFIWSAFLALGAALITLVGLSIKHKDLANDGQPVHMG